The Neodiprion fabricii isolate iyNeoFabr1 chromosome 4, iyNeoFabr1.1, whole genome shotgun sequence genome window below encodes:
- the LOC124180560 gene encoding histidine--tRNA ligase isoform X1 yields MADETRANLMEQIKDQGEVVRKLKTTKADSTKGLPDSINLNSELAELNEEFADVSYVCGWCPTSKDVKLFTICKNYPHSKLSNLPHLKRWFDNIKSYSNTELMDFPLLDFTTPLVEKVDRLTYCGNNDSLKNIDKKIADEVAKLLELKAQLGVDNAGPQKLILKTPKGTRDYNPEQMALRLGVLEKVATVFKRHGAQTIDTPIFELKEVLTGKYGEDAKLIYDLKDQGGEILALRYDLTVPFARYLAMGKVSSIKRYHIAKVYRRDNPAMTKGRYREFYQCDFDIAGQYDPMLPDAECLRVISEALTSLDLGPYKIKLNHRSLLDGIFAACGVPHEKFRAICSAVDKLDKSPWDEVRKEMIEEKQLDGDIADKIGSYVSRQGGNELIHELRKDEILMKQPAAVSGLEAMELLLKYCDIYKITDKVVFDLSLARGLDYYTGIIYEAILTGDGVGVGSVAGGGRYDNLVGMFDSKNKAVPCVGVSLGVERIFSVIEAKLATKGEKVRTTEVEVYVASAQKNLHEERMRIISDLWEAGLKAEQSYKKSPKLLAQLQHCEENSIPLVVILGERELMNGEVTLRVVKTREESQVRRENLEKEIRKLLGY; encoded by the exons ATGGCTGACGAAACAAGAGCAAACCTTATGGAACAGATCAAGGATCAGGGCGAAGTTGTACGTAAATTGAAAACCACTAAGGCAGACAGTACGAAG GGACTACCAGACTcgataaatttaaattctgAGCTAGCTGAGCTAAATGAAGAATTTGCAGACGTCAGCTACGTTTGTGGTTGGTGTCCGACATCAAAGGACGTCAAGCTTTTTACCATCTGTAAAAATTATCCGCATAGCAAGTTGTCTAACTTACCGCATTTGAAGAGATGGTTTGATAATATAAAGAGCTATTCCAATACCGAACTTATGGATTTTCCTTTACTTGATTTTACTACTCCTTTGGTGGAGAAAGTTGATCGCTTGACTTACTGCGGTAATAACGACAGCCTTAAAAACATTGATAAAAAG ATAGCAGATGAGGTAGCCAAACTGTTGGAATTGAAGGCGCAGTTGGGTGTAGATAATGCAGGACCCCAGAAACTTATCCTTAAAACCCCCAAAGGGACCAGAGACTACAACCCGGAACAGATGGCTCTGCGGTTGGGAGTTTTAGAGAAAGTGGCCACAGTATTCAAGCGCCATGGAGCTCAGACTATCGACACTCCTATATTTGAATTAAAA GAAGTGTTGACCGGAAAATATGGGGAAGATGCCAAACTCATCTATGACTTGAAAGATCAAGGAGGTGAAATCTTAGCTCTCAGGTACGATCTGACGGTTCCATTTGCCAGATATTTAGCTATGGGCAAAGTGTCGTCGATCAAGAGATACCACATCGCTAAAGTCTATCGTAGAGATAATCCAGCTATGACTAAGGGAAGATATAGGGAATTCTATCAGTGC GATTTTGATATAGCTGGACAATATGACCCAATGCTTCCAGATGCTGAATGTCTTCGAGTAATATCCGAGGCTTTAACATCCTTAGATTTAGGTCCTtataaaataaagttgaaccACCGTTCTCTGCTTGATGGTATATTTGCAGCATGTGGAGTGCCGCACGAAAAATTTCGTGCCATATGCTCAGCTGTAGATAAATTGGATAAGAGTCCTTGGGACGAAGTGCGGAAAGAAATGATTGAAGAAAAGCAATTAGATGGAGATATTGCCGACAAGATAGGTAGCTACGTGTCCCGGCAAGGTGGTAATGAATTAATTCATGAACTGAGAAAAGACGAAATATTAATGAAACAACCCGCCGCGGTCAGCGGCCTCGAAGCAATGGAACTGTTGCTAAAGTATTGTGACATCTATAAAATCACTGACAAAGTAGTCTTCGATTTAAGTTTAGCCAGAGGACTTGATTACTACACAGGCATTATTTATGAAGCAATCCTGACTG GTGATGGAGTCGGTGTCGGAAGTGTAGCTGGAGGCGGCCGTTACGACAACTTGGTCGGTATGTTTGATTCGAAGAACAAAGCAGTACCGTGTGTTGGAGTATCTCTTGGTGTTGAGAGAATTTTCAGCGTTATTGAAGCTAAGTTAGCTACTAAAGGAGAAAAGGTGCGCACTACAGAAGTCGAGGTTTACGTTGCTAGTGCACAAAAGAATCTGCATGAGGAGCGTATGCGAATCATATCAGATCTCTGGGAGGCTGGACTGAAAGCAGAGCAATCATATAAAAAGAGTCCTAAGTTATTGGCACAATTGCAACATTGCGAAGAGAACAGTATACCCTTGGTTGTGATACTTGGTGAAAGAGAACTTATGAATGGTGAAGTCACGCTGAGGGTAGTGAAAACACGTGAGGAGAGTCAAGTTCGGCGggaaaatcttgaaaaagaaattagaaaattattagGATATTAA
- the LOC124180560 gene encoding histidine--tRNA ligase, cytoplasmic isoform X3, whose protein sequence is MFRLTRINVILPIRQCRSTTTVSAPQIADEVAKLLELKAQLGVDNAGPQKLILKTPKGTRDYNPEQMALRLGVLEKVATVFKRHGAQTIDTPIFELKEVLTGKYGEDAKLIYDLKDQGGEILALRYDLTVPFARYLAMGKVSSIKRYHIAKVYRRDNPAMTKGRYREFYQCDFDIAGQYDPMLPDAECLRVISEALTSLDLGPYKIKLNHRSLLDGIFAACGVPHEKFRAICSAVDKLDKSPWDEVRKEMIEEKQLDGDIADKIGSYVSRQGGNELIHELRKDEILMKQPAAVSGLEAMELLLKYCDIYKITDKVVFDLSLARGLDYYTGIIYEAILTGDGVGVGSVAGGGRYDNLVGMFDSKNKAVPCVGVSLGVERIFSVIEAKLATKGEKVRTTEVEVYVASAQKNLHEERMRIISDLWEAGLKAEQSYKKSPKLLAQLQHCEENSIPLVVILGERELMNGEVTLRVVKTREESQVRRENLEKEIRKLLGY, encoded by the exons ATGTTTCGTCTGACGCGCATCAATGTCATCCTTCCTATACGGCAATGTCGCTCAACGACCACGGTCAGTGCCCCGCAG ATAGCAGATGAGGTAGCCAAACTGTTGGAATTGAAGGCGCAGTTGGGTGTAGATAATGCAGGACCCCAGAAACTTATCCTTAAAACCCCCAAAGGGACCAGAGACTACAACCCGGAACAGATGGCTCTGCGGTTGGGAGTTTTAGAGAAAGTGGCCACAGTATTCAAGCGCCATGGAGCTCAGACTATCGACACTCCTATATTTGAATTAAAA GAAGTGTTGACCGGAAAATATGGGGAAGATGCCAAACTCATCTATGACTTGAAAGATCAAGGAGGTGAAATCTTAGCTCTCAGGTACGATCTGACGGTTCCATTTGCCAGATATTTAGCTATGGGCAAAGTGTCGTCGATCAAGAGATACCACATCGCTAAAGTCTATCGTAGAGATAATCCAGCTATGACTAAGGGAAGATATAGGGAATTCTATCAGTGC GATTTTGATATAGCTGGACAATATGACCCAATGCTTCCAGATGCTGAATGTCTTCGAGTAATATCCGAGGCTTTAACATCCTTAGATTTAGGTCCTtataaaataaagttgaaccACCGTTCTCTGCTTGATGGTATATTTGCAGCATGTGGAGTGCCGCACGAAAAATTTCGTGCCATATGCTCAGCTGTAGATAAATTGGATAAGAGTCCTTGGGACGAAGTGCGGAAAGAAATGATTGAAGAAAAGCAATTAGATGGAGATATTGCCGACAAGATAGGTAGCTACGTGTCCCGGCAAGGTGGTAATGAATTAATTCATGAACTGAGAAAAGACGAAATATTAATGAAACAACCCGCCGCGGTCAGCGGCCTCGAAGCAATGGAACTGTTGCTAAAGTATTGTGACATCTATAAAATCACTGACAAAGTAGTCTTCGATTTAAGTTTAGCCAGAGGACTTGATTACTACACAGGCATTATTTATGAAGCAATCCTGACTG GTGATGGAGTCGGTGTCGGAAGTGTAGCTGGAGGCGGCCGTTACGACAACTTGGTCGGTATGTTTGATTCGAAGAACAAAGCAGTACCGTGTGTTGGAGTATCTCTTGGTGTTGAGAGAATTTTCAGCGTTATTGAAGCTAAGTTAGCTACTAAAGGAGAAAAGGTGCGCACTACAGAAGTCGAGGTTTACGTTGCTAGTGCACAAAAGAATCTGCATGAGGAGCGTATGCGAATCATATCAGATCTCTGGGAGGCTGGACTGAAAGCAGAGCAATCATATAAAAAGAGTCCTAAGTTATTGGCACAATTGCAACATTGCGAAGAGAACAGTATACCCTTGGTTGTGATACTTGGTGAAAGAGAACTTATGAATGGTGAAGTCACGCTGAGGGTAGTGAAAACACGTGAGGAGAGTCAAGTTCGGCGggaaaatcttgaaaaagaaattagaaaattattagGATATTAA
- the LOC124180560 gene encoding histidine--tRNA ligase isoform X2: MADETRANLMEQIKDQGEVVRKLKTTKADSTKIADEVAKLLELKAQLGVDNAGPQKLILKTPKGTRDYNPEQMALRLGVLEKVATVFKRHGAQTIDTPIFELKEVLTGKYGEDAKLIYDLKDQGGEILALRYDLTVPFARYLAMGKVSSIKRYHIAKVYRRDNPAMTKGRYREFYQCDFDIAGQYDPMLPDAECLRVISEALTSLDLGPYKIKLNHRSLLDGIFAACGVPHEKFRAICSAVDKLDKSPWDEVRKEMIEEKQLDGDIADKIGSYVSRQGGNELIHELRKDEILMKQPAAVSGLEAMELLLKYCDIYKITDKVVFDLSLARGLDYYTGIIYEAILTGDGVGVGSVAGGGRYDNLVGMFDSKNKAVPCVGVSLGVERIFSVIEAKLATKGEKVRTTEVEVYVASAQKNLHEERMRIISDLWEAGLKAEQSYKKSPKLLAQLQHCEENSIPLVVILGERELMNGEVTLRVVKTREESQVRRENLEKEIRKLLGY; this comes from the exons ATGGCTGACGAAACAAGAGCAAACCTTATGGAACAGATCAAGGATCAGGGCGAAGTTGTACGTAAATTGAAAACCACTAAGGCAGACAGTACGAAG ATAGCAGATGAGGTAGCCAAACTGTTGGAATTGAAGGCGCAGTTGGGTGTAGATAATGCAGGACCCCAGAAACTTATCCTTAAAACCCCCAAAGGGACCAGAGACTACAACCCGGAACAGATGGCTCTGCGGTTGGGAGTTTTAGAGAAAGTGGCCACAGTATTCAAGCGCCATGGAGCTCAGACTATCGACACTCCTATATTTGAATTAAAA GAAGTGTTGACCGGAAAATATGGGGAAGATGCCAAACTCATCTATGACTTGAAAGATCAAGGAGGTGAAATCTTAGCTCTCAGGTACGATCTGACGGTTCCATTTGCCAGATATTTAGCTATGGGCAAAGTGTCGTCGATCAAGAGATACCACATCGCTAAAGTCTATCGTAGAGATAATCCAGCTATGACTAAGGGAAGATATAGGGAATTCTATCAGTGC GATTTTGATATAGCTGGACAATATGACCCAATGCTTCCAGATGCTGAATGTCTTCGAGTAATATCCGAGGCTTTAACATCCTTAGATTTAGGTCCTtataaaataaagttgaaccACCGTTCTCTGCTTGATGGTATATTTGCAGCATGTGGAGTGCCGCACGAAAAATTTCGTGCCATATGCTCAGCTGTAGATAAATTGGATAAGAGTCCTTGGGACGAAGTGCGGAAAGAAATGATTGAAGAAAAGCAATTAGATGGAGATATTGCCGACAAGATAGGTAGCTACGTGTCCCGGCAAGGTGGTAATGAATTAATTCATGAACTGAGAAAAGACGAAATATTAATGAAACAACCCGCCGCGGTCAGCGGCCTCGAAGCAATGGAACTGTTGCTAAAGTATTGTGACATCTATAAAATCACTGACAAAGTAGTCTTCGATTTAAGTTTAGCCAGAGGACTTGATTACTACACAGGCATTATTTATGAAGCAATCCTGACTG GTGATGGAGTCGGTGTCGGAAGTGTAGCTGGAGGCGGCCGTTACGACAACTTGGTCGGTATGTTTGATTCGAAGAACAAAGCAGTACCGTGTGTTGGAGTATCTCTTGGTGTTGAGAGAATTTTCAGCGTTATTGAAGCTAAGTTAGCTACTAAAGGAGAAAAGGTGCGCACTACAGAAGTCGAGGTTTACGTTGCTAGTGCACAAAAGAATCTGCATGAGGAGCGTATGCGAATCATATCAGATCTCTGGGAGGCTGGACTGAAAGCAGAGCAATCATATAAAAAGAGTCCTAAGTTATTGGCACAATTGCAACATTGCGAAGAGAACAGTATACCCTTGGTTGTGATACTTGGTGAAAGAGAACTTATGAATGGTGAAGTCACGCTGAGGGTAGTGAAAACACGTGAGGAGAGTCAAGTTCGGCGggaaaatcttgaaaaagaaattagaaaattattagGATATTAA